A stretch of the Flavobacterium aquiphilum genome encodes the following:
- a CDS encoding transketolase family protein, translating to MNQKMDQLAADNIRALAISMVEKANSGHPGGAMGGADFMHILYTEYLNYDPTQMDWPFRDRFFMDAGHLSALMYAQYYLLGNYKKEDVQQFRQWGSVTPGHPEVDVLRGIENTSGPLGQGHAMGVGAAIAAKFLGARFEGLFDHKIYGFITDGGVQEEISQGAGRIAGHLGLNNFIMFYDSNDVQLSSMTDEVTSEDTAMKYKSWGWNVITIDGHNHSEIRKALDTANQETERPTLIIGKTIMGKGCVTADGSMYEGECELHGKPIGDTKADYTKTLINLGANPEDPFAIFGDVAVYYSDILAKKTEKAASKKQQIAQWENENPTLAQKMELFLSGKLPELDLSSVVQKPNCATRDASSAVLGYLAENVENIIVSSADLSNSDKTDGFLKKSSVLQKNNFSGAFLQAGVAELTMTSIANGIALHGGVIPVVATFFVFSDYMKPAIRLAAIQELPVKYVLTHDSFRVGEDGPTHQPIEQEAQMRLLEKVKNHKGHQSLLALRPADAVETSVAWDMALQNTKTPTALILSRQGIKDIPAATSRYQEATAAKKGGYLVKETENPDITLIANGSEVSTLIDAAVILEKEHNLKINIASIISEGLFKSQSKTYQESIIPKEKLVFGLTAGLPVNLEGLIGDSGKIVGLDHFGYSAPASVLDEKFGFNSQSVCAEILKYIEESAKILSN from the coding sequence ATGAACCAAAAAATGGACCAATTAGCCGCTGACAATATTAGAGCACTGGCTATTTCAATGGTAGAAAAAGCAAATTCAGGACACCCTGGAGGAGCCATGGGAGGTGCCGATTTCATGCACATCTTATACACTGAATATTTGAATTATGATCCTACCCAAATGGATTGGCCTTTTAGAGACCGATTCTTTATGGATGCTGGACACTTATCGGCTTTGATGTATGCACAATACTATTTACTAGGAAACTACAAAAAAGAAGATGTGCAACAATTTAGACAATGGGGTTCGGTAACACCTGGACACCCAGAAGTTGATGTTTTAAGAGGAATCGAAAACACTTCCGGGCCTCTTGGACAAGGACATGCAATGGGTGTGGGTGCTGCGATTGCTGCTAAATTCCTCGGAGCTAGATTCGAAGGGCTTTTTGACCACAAAATATACGGATTCATCACTGACGGAGGTGTTCAGGAAGAGATTTCGCAAGGAGCAGGAAGAATCGCAGGACATTTAGGATTGAACAATTTCATTATGTTCTATGATTCCAATGATGTACAGCTTTCTTCGATGACTGATGAGGTAACTTCTGAAGATACTGCCATGAAATACAAGTCTTGGGGATGGAATGTAATCACTATTGATGGGCACAACCACTCGGAAATCCGTAAAGCATTAGACACTGCTAACCAAGAAACCGAAAGACCAACTTTGATTATCGGAAAAACGATCATGGGTAAAGGTTGCGTTACAGCCGATGGTTCTATGTATGAGGGCGAATGCGAATTGCACGGAAAACCTATTGGCGACACCAAAGCAGACTACACAAAAACCTTGATCAACCTAGGCGCAAATCCAGAAGATCCATTTGCTATTTTTGGTGATGTTGCTGTTTATTATTCTGATATTTTAGCTAAAAAAACAGAAAAAGCGGCATCGAAAAAACAGCAAATTGCACAATGGGAAAATGAAAATCCAACTTTGGCACAAAAAATGGAACTGTTTCTATCAGGCAAATTACCGGAATTGGATTTAAGCAGTGTCGTTCAAAAACCAAATTGCGCCACTAGAGACGCTTCATCTGCGGTGTTGGGTTATTTGGCGGAAAATGTAGAAAACATCATCGTTTCTTCTGCCGATTTATCAAACAGTGACAAAACTGATGGGTTCTTGAAAAAATCATCCGTATTGCAAAAAAATAATTTCAGCGGTGCCTTTTTACAAGCGGGTGTTGCCGAATTAACAATGACTTCTATCGCTAACGGTATTGCTTTGCATGGCGGAGTAATTCCTGTAGTGGCAACTTTCTTCGTATTCTCTGATTATATGAAACCTGCCATCCGATTGGCCGCCATTCAGGAACTTCCTGTAAAATACGTTTTGACTCACGACTCTTTCCGCGTGGGAGAAGACGGACCAACGCATCAGCCTATCGAGCAGGAAGCACAAATGCGTTTGTTGGAAAAAGTAAAAAACCATAAAGGACACCAAAGTTTATTGGCATTACGCCCAGCCGACGCAGTAGAAACTTCTGTAGCATGGGATATGGCTTTACAAAACACTAAAACTCCAACGGCTTTAATCCTTTCAAGACAAGGCATCAAAGATATTCCAGCTGCTACTTCTAGATATCAGGAAGCTACTGCCGCCAAAAAAGGAGGCTATTTGGTAAAAGAAACGGAAAATCCGGACATTACTTTAATCGCAAACGGATCTGAAGTTTCAACACTGATTGATGCTGCGGTAATCTTGGAAAAAGAACATAACCTGAAAATAAACATCGCTTCGATAATCTCTGAAGGCTTATTTAAATCACAATCCAAAACGTACCAAGAAAGCATTATTCCGAAAGAAAAACTAGTCTTCGGACTTACAGCAGGACTTCCGGTAAATCTTGAAGGATTAATCGGTGATAGCGGAAAAATAGTAGGACTGGATCATTTTGGATATTCCGCACCAGCAAGTGTTTTGGACGAAAAATTCGGCTTTAACAGTCAAAGCGTTTGTGCCGAAATATTAAAATATATTGAAGAAAGTGCAAAGATTCTAAGCAACTAA
- a CDS encoding NUDIX hydrolase — protein sequence MLNSYSTEDKVLLAVDCIIFGFDEEDGLKILLIKRDFEPERGKWSLMGGFLKNEEVLDDAAIRVLNTYTGLQDIYMEQLYTYSEIDRDPVERTISVAYYALINIEEHNAELIQNYHAKWFTVSEVPKLIFDHDKMLDHAIRRLRYRTSMRPVGFELLPEKFKMSQLLKLYESILDKKIDKRNFISKINSLDILIKLDEKDMTSSRKGSYLYTFDKEKYDAKLLNDFAINF from the coding sequence ATGTTAAACAGTTATAGTACCGAAGATAAGGTTTTATTGGCGGTGGATTGTATCATTTTCGGTTTTGATGAAGAGGATGGATTGAAGATTCTTTTGATTAAAAGAGATTTTGAACCGGAAAGAGGGAAATGGTCATTAATGGGGGGATTCCTTAAAAATGAGGAGGTATTGGATGATGCTGCTATCAGGGTCTTAAATACTTATACTGGTTTACAGGATATTTATATGGAACAGCTCTATACTTATAGTGAAATAGACCGTGACCCGGTGGAAAGAACCATATCTGTGGCTTATTATGCATTGATTAACATCGAAGAACATAACGCCGAATTGATTCAGAATTACCACGCCAAATGGTTCACTGTTTCCGAAGTTCCAAAATTGATTTTTGACCACGATAAGATGTTGGATCACGCTATTAGAAGATTGCGTTATAGAACGTCGATGAGACCGGTAGGTTTCGAGCTTTTGCCTGAGAAATTCAAAATGAGCCAGTTGCTTAAATTGTATGAATCAATTTTGGATAAAAAAATCGACAAAAGAAATTTTATTAGCAAAATAAACTCATTGGATATTTTGATAAAATTAGATGAGAAAGATATGACTTCATCCAGAAAAGGTTCTTATCTCTATACCTTTGACAAAGAAAAATATGACGCTAAACTCCTGAATGATTTTGCGATAAATTTTTAA
- the fsa gene encoding fructose-6-phosphate aldolase — MKFFIDTANLKDIKEANDLGILDGVTTNPSLMAKEGITGADNILAHYVKICELVDGDVSAEVISTDYEGMIAEGEKLAALHPQIVVKIPMIKDGIKACKYFSDKGIRTNVTLVFSVGQALLAAKAGATYVSPFLGRLDDICTDGMGLIADIRQIYDNYDFQTQILSASVRNTMHVINCAKLGSDVMTGPLSSITGLLKHPLTDSGLATFLADYQKGNS, encoded by the coding sequence ATGAAATTTTTTATCGATACAGCAAATTTAAAAGACATCAAAGAAGCCAATGATTTAGGAATCTTGGACGGAGTAACTACAAATCCTTCGCTAATGGCAAAAGAAGGAATCACAGGAGCAGACAACATCCTCGCACATTACGTAAAAATATGTGAATTGGTTGATGGCGATGTAAGTGCCGAGGTAATCTCAACCGATTATGAAGGCATGATAGCCGAAGGAGAAAAACTGGCGGCATTGCACCCTCAAATCGTGGTTAAAATCCCAATGATCAAGGACGGAATAAAAGCCTGTAAATATTTTTCGGATAAAGGAATCAGAACTAATGTCACCTTGGTTTTTTCAGTAGGACAAGCATTACTTGCTGCCAAAGCCGGAGCTACATATGTTTCCCCATTTTTAGGAAGACTGGATGATATTTGTACCGACGGTATGGGACTGATCGCCGATATCAGACAGATTTATGACAATTACGATTTTCAAACTCAAATTTTATCAGCTTCGGTTCGAAATACTATGCACGTTATTAATTGTGCCAAATTGGGATCGGATGTAATGACAGGACCACTATCATCCATCACCGGATTGTTGAAACATCCACTTACCGATAGCGGACTAGCCACTTTCTTGGCTGATTACCAAAAAGGAAACAGCTAG
- a CDS encoding alpha-N-arabinofuranosidase, which produces MKKILLFLSIIALSSQASFAQKEATVVTIKNTENAPTINKNIYGHFAEHLGRCIYGGFFVGDTSKIPNTAGVRNDIIAALKDLKIPNLRWPGGCFADTYHWKDGIGPKENRPTIVNKWWGGVTEDNSFGTHDFLNMCELLGAEPYLSGNVGSGTVQELADWVQYTNFGGKSPMSDLRRKNGRTEPWKVKYWGIGNEAWGCGGNMTAEYYAGEYRKFATFMSDWENTGGLTRIASGSNSSDYNWTEVLMKNIPLNMLGGLGVHHYAVIDWNKKGDGVNYTEEQYFKTMQSALKMEELVTKHSAIMDKYDPQKKVAMIVDEWGGWYEVVSGTNPGFLYQQNTMRDAVLAGSTLNIFNNHADRVRMANLAQCVNVLQAVILTDKTKMILTPTYQVMKMYSVHQDAKLLPVSFESPLYTVNGESLPAISASASKDKNGAVHISLVNVDAKKGNTVVVDINELGIKSITGTILTSSKLQDYNSFDTPNKIVPTIFKGFENKKGKLEINIPPFSVVVLEGK; this is translated from the coding sequence ATGAAAAAAATCTTATTATTCTTGTCGATTATTGCGCTTTCCAGTCAAGCAAGTTTTGCGCAAAAAGAAGCTACGGTCGTTACTATAAAAAATACTGAAAACGCCCCAACTATCAACAAAAACATCTACGGCCATTTTGCCGAACATTTAGGAAGATGTATCTACGGCGGATTTTTTGTAGGCGATACATCAAAAATACCAAATACAGCAGGTGTTCGTAATGACATTATTGCTGCCTTAAAAGATTTAAAAATTCCAAATCTACGTTGGCCTGGAGGATGTTTTGCCGATACTTACCACTGGAAAGATGGTATTGGACCTAAGGAAAACAGACCTACAATCGTAAATAAATGGTGGGGTGGCGTAACCGAAGACAATAGTTTTGGAACTCATGATTTCCTAAACATGTGTGAACTTCTAGGAGCAGAACCTTATTTATCAGGAAATGTTGGGAGCGGAACCGTTCAGGAACTAGCCGACTGGGTACAATACACCAACTTTGGAGGTAAAAGTCCGATGAGTGATTTGCGTAGAAAAAATGGAAGAACTGAACCTTGGAAAGTAAAATACTGGGGAATTGGAAATGAAGCCTGGGGTTGCGGTGGAAATATGACAGCAGAATATTATGCCGGAGAATACCGCAAATTTGCCACTTTCATGTCGGATTGGGAAAATACAGGCGGTTTAACCCGTATTGCTTCCGGATCTAACAGTTCTGATTATAACTGGACAGAAGTATTGATGAAAAACATTCCGTTAAATATGTTAGGAGGACTTGGAGTTCATCATTATGCAGTAATTGATTGGAATAAAAAAGGAGACGGTGTTAATTATACTGAAGAGCAATATTTCAAAACAATGCAATCAGCCTTGAAAATGGAAGAATTGGTTACTAAACATTCTGCCATAATGGATAAATACGATCCTCAGAAAAAAGTAGCGATGATTGTCGATGAATGGGGAGGCTGGTATGAAGTTGTAAGTGGTACAAATCCTGGGTTTTTATACCAACAAAATACTATGAGAGACGCTGTTTTGGCTGGATCTACTCTTAACATTTTCAATAATCATGCTGACAGGGTTCGTATGGCAAATTTAGCGCAATGCGTTAACGTTTTGCAGGCAGTAATCCTTACCGATAAAACCAAAATGATTTTAACGCCGACTTATCAAGTCATGAAAATGTACAGCGTTCATCAGGATGCCAAATTATTACCTGTTAGTTTTGAATCGCCTTTATACACAGTAAATGGAGAAAGTTTACCTGCAATATCTGCTTCTGCTTCGAAAGATAAAAATGGAGCAGTACACATTTCTTTGGTAAATGTCGATGCAAAAAAAGGAAACACCGTTGTAGTTGACATCAATGAACTTGGAATTAAATCCATAACTGGAACGATTCTTACCTCATCAAAACTCCAAGATTACAATTCATTTGATACACCAAACAAAATTGTTCCAACAATTTTCAAAGGTTTTGAAAACAAAAAAGGAAAACTTGAAATCAATATTCCTCCTTTCTCAGTAGTTGTTTTAGAAGGAAAATAA
- a CDS encoding glycoside hydrolase family 127 protein produces MNFLNLKRHVYFLFILFSVFGKINAQNSTAKKNGYPITPVNIKDVKITDAFWLPVIKRVQEKTIDYAIHKCEEEGRLDNFLIAGGKMKGEVKGQMPFDDTDVYKIIEGASNTLISEPNPKLEKLLDSLIAIIKVGQEKDGYLTTWRTINPAKPPATWVPVIEGKRWESLQISHELYNPGHMIEAAVVHYKATGKRNFLDIAIKTADMLVRTFGDKPDQVHGVPGHQIVETGLVNLYKITNNKSYLTLAKYFLDNRGNPKNHKLYGAYAQDNIPVIQQKEAVGHAVRAVYMYAGMTDIAAIYNDQSYLNAVNNLWLNMVNKKMYITGGIGAKHEGEAFGKDYELPNLTAYNETCAAIGDVYWNHRLHSLTGNSDYFDIIERSLYNGLISGISLDGKQFFYPNALESDGVHKNNRGSCTRQAWFDCSCCPTNLIRFIPSIPGLIYSTSKDILYVNLYASNTAKITLDKTALEISQQTDYPWDGKVALTVSPQKESEFTIKLRIPGWARNQVLPGDLYSYKSASSLVTKVTVNEIPFNQSEEKGYIIITRKWKKGDTIKLDFPMEVKEVVTNSKVEGNIGKVALEYGPIVYAIEEIDNPTDFGKITINANDTFKVTKENNLLEGVNTIQTSKLKAIPYYSWSNRGVGKMKVWIDLK; encoded by the coding sequence ATGAACTTTCTCAATTTAAAAAGACATGTTTATTTTCTGTTTATCTTATTTTCCGTCTTTGGAAAAATAAATGCCCAAAACAGTACTGCAAAAAAAAATGGATATCCAATCACACCAGTTAATATCAAAGATGTTAAAATCACAGATGCCTTTTGGCTTCCTGTTATAAAAAGAGTACAAGAAAAAACCATAGACTATGCCATTCACAAATGCGAAGAAGAAGGACGTTTGGACAATTTCCTAATTGCAGGCGGAAAAATGAAAGGCGAAGTCAAAGGACAAATGCCTTTTGATGATACCGATGTGTACAAAATAATCGAAGGAGCTTCAAATACGCTGATAAGCGAACCTAACCCTAAACTGGAAAAACTTTTAGATTCCCTTATCGCAATTATCAAAGTGGGACAAGAAAAAGACGGGTATTTAACTACTTGGAGAACTATCAATCCTGCTAAACCACCAGCAACGTGGGTTCCTGTTATTGAAGGAAAAAGATGGGAATCCCTGCAAATTAGCCACGAATTGTACAACCCTGGACATATGATTGAAGCCGCGGTAGTACACTATAAAGCAACCGGAAAAAGAAACTTCCTGGACATCGCCATCAAAACTGCCGATATGCTAGTCCGTACTTTTGGCGACAAACCAGATCAGGTTCATGGTGTTCCGGGGCATCAAATAGTTGAAACCGGTTTGGTCAATCTCTATAAAATTACCAATAACAAATCCTATTTAACTTTAGCCAAATACTTTCTTGACAATAGAGGAAATCCGAAAAACCATAAGTTGTATGGAGCCTATGCACAAGACAACATACCAGTAATCCAACAAAAGGAAGCTGTAGGCCACGCCGTGAGAGCGGTTTATATGTATGCAGGAATGACTGATATTGCTGCGATATATAACGATCAAAGTTATCTGAATGCTGTGAATAATTTGTGGCTCAATATGGTCAACAAAAAAATGTACATCACAGGCGGAATCGGAGCCAAACATGAAGGAGAAGCTTTCGGTAAAGACTATGAATTGCCAAATCTTACCGCTTACAACGAAACTTGTGCTGCCATTGGTGATGTTTATTGGAACCACAGACTGCACAGCCTAACCGGAAATTCGGATTATTTTGACATAATAGAACGCAGTTTATACAACGGATTAATCTCAGGAATTTCATTAGATGGAAAACAATTCTTCTACCCAAATGCATTGGAATCAGATGGAGTTCACAAAAACAACAGAGGTTCCTGCACACGTCAGGCATGGTTTGATTGTTCTTGTTGTCCAACCAATTTAATTCGCTTTATCCCTTCAATTCCGGGATTGATTTATTCAACAAGCAAAGACATTCTTTATGTTAATTTATACGCTTCTAATACAGCAAAAATCACATTGGACAAAACAGCTTTGGAAATTTCACAGCAAACCGATTATCCTTGGGATGGCAAAGTCGCATTAACTGTTTCTCCACAAAAAGAAAGTGAATTCACTATCAAATTAAGAATTCCGGGCTGGGCTAGAAACCAAGTTTTACCAGGCGATTTGTACAGCTATAAATCAGCTTCATCTCTTGTAACCAAGGTAACTGTAAACGAAATCCCTTTCAATCAATCAGAAGAAAAAGGATATATTATCATTACCAGAAAATGGAAAAAAGGTGATACCATAAAACTGGATTTCCCAATGGAAGTAAAAGAAGTGGTAACCAATAGCAAAGTTGAAGGCAACATCGGTAAAGTAGCTTTGGAATACGGTCCGATTGTGTATGCTATTGAAGAAATAGACAACCCTACGGACTTTGGAAAAATCACTATTAATGCCAATGATACTTTCAAAGTGACCAAAGAGAATAACCTTTTGGAAGGTGTAAATACTATTCAAACCTCAAAACTAAAAGCAATTCCATATTATTCCTGGTCAAACAGAGGTGTTGGAAAAATGAAAGTTTGGATAGATTTAAAATAA